TGCGATCTCGAAACTGCAGGGGATCGCAAGGCCATAGATCCTCATCCAGCGGCTGCCAGGTGTCTGGATCAATTAACTGCTGAATTCGTTCATCGCTATAGACCCGCAGGTGGTGATCGCAGTCGAGACAAACCATTTGATTGGCTTTGAGGTCTTTCGTGTAGGTCAGCACCCCACAGGCTTCACATTTAGTCCACAGACCATCGGCAATTTCTCGGACTTGATGCTCCTTGCTAATGGGATCAGATTTCCGGCGATTGGCAAACCAGTCAAAAAGAGACATGAACGCAAAAGTTTCCTTATAGGTCACAATTCTCAAAAAAACTCAACATCTCTGGGAGTCAGAACCTAGATTCCATCTGAGCGAGGCAGTTCCAGTCAAGGCTCCAGGTTGTTGGCATCAATTTGACAAAATCTTTGATAAAGTCAACACCGCTTTATAATTATGCACCTGGGATGGACGTCGGTTGCGATCGCCTGGGGGCTGAACTGCATCGCTTCCTACCCCATGACCGGGAAAAATAGCTGGAAATACCAGGCTAGCAATGCCTCCCCCCACAGGGCAGAGATCGCGGCTCCCAAGGCCAGAAACGGCCCAAAAGGCATGGGTTGACGACGATCTAACCAGCCGAGGGCGATCGCCGACCCCCCCCGCAAAGGCACCCAAAGCACACCCTAAAAAACTTGCCAGCAGCAAAAACTTCCAGCCCAACCAGGCACCCATCATTGCGGCCAGCTTGGCATCTCCCGCCCCCATGGCCGTCTGTCCCAGTGCCACTGAACCGACGAGGGTAATCAGATCAAACAGCCACACTCCCAGCACTCCCCCGCCAATCCCCACCATCAGCTGCCCTAGCGCCCCCGTGAGATACCCGTGAGCCTGTAACCCTAGCAATAATTGAAAACCCAGTCCTACCACTAGACCCGATTGGGTCAGGGAATTGGGGAGGGTCATGGTGTCGAGATCGATCATTGCCAGTACCAACAACCAGCTCAAAAATACCCAGTATCCCAAGGTCAGCAGCGAGATGCCAAAGTCACTAAATACCACCAGAAACATCATCCCCACCGCTGCTTCCACCAAGGGATAGCGGATCGCGATCTGACGGCAACAATGGCCACAGCGCCCCCGTAACCATAACCAGCCAACCACCGGAAGATTTTCCGTCTTTCGCAGCCGCTGCAGACAATGGGGACAACGGGAGGGTGGCCACAGGATGGATAAACCTGCGGGGAGGCGATAAATCACCACATTCAAGAAGCTACCAACGGCAGCCCCAAAGCTGAAGACAAACAGATAAATAATTAGATGAATCAGCGTCAACATCCGGTGAGCCTGACAGCAGCCTTAAGCAAGTTGTTGTAACTTCAGTATTGGCTCAGGTTGACTCAGATTCCAAACAGTCCCATGGGATAAAGTACTCTGTGAGCAGTAAAACGGGCTTACGGGTGAAAATCAACTTCCCCCGATAGGTCTGAGGGTCAATGGCAACCCCCAAGGGGCGTTGGGGTTGTTTAGTATGCGTCTGCAGGTAGGCGTGATAAAACTGTCGGGCTTGCAACAACAAACTCGGGTCAAGACCTCCTTGGAAATCTTCCGAGATTGTGGCTCGACTCTGTTGGATGAACGTTGGTAGCTGGAGAGGATTCACCACTGCTGCGCTCCCATTGCATAAGCATGACTCTAATCGATTTATGGGTTGCCAGCAAGGGGCTGGGATCTTTTTCCCCTTGCTGGCTTTCAATCACTTCTATTACATAGTATTGCGTTAAGGTTGCCTGGAGATCTTGGCTGGGGCTGCGTTCATCTCCTCAGGGGGTCTTTAATCCTTTGTAATAATTGAATTTGGGCCGCTGGGGAGCCTTAACGATTAGGATGGATCTATCCCTCCGTCAATGCCGCCATGTTCCCGATTCATCGCCCCCGCCGTCTCCGGAGTCACCCGCAACTGCGTCGGATGGTGCGTGAAACCGTCTTAACCACCAGTGATCTGATCTATCCTCTGTTTGCGGTACCTGGCAGTGGGGTCTCTAAAGAAGTGAAATCGATGCCGGGAGTGTACCAGCTGTCTGTGGACAAAATTGTCCTAGAAGCCAAAGAAGTCTATGACTTAGGAATTCCGGCCATTATTCTCTTTGGGATTCCAGATAGCAAGGACACCGATGCTACGGGAGCGTGGCATCACTGTGGCATTGTCCAAGAGGCGGCAACAGCGGTGAAGGAGGCTGTCCCGGAACTGATTGTGATTGCCGATACTTGCCTGTGTGAATATACTTCCCACGGCCACTGTGGCTATTTAGAGCTGGGTGACTTAACGGGGCGAGTCCTCAATGACCCGACGTTAGAGTTGCTGCAAAAAACAGCGGTTTCCCAAGCCAAGGCTGGGGTAGATATCATCGCCCCGTCTGGAATGATGGACGGGTTTGTCCAGGCAATTCGCTCAGGCTTGGATGCCGCAGGTTACACGGAGATTCCGATTTTGTCCTATGCCGCCAAGTATGCCTCAGCCTACTATGGCCCGTTCCGAGATGCCGCTGAGTCATCCCCGCAATTTGGCGATCGCCGCACCTATCAGATGGATCCGGGCAATTCCCGAGAGGCTCTGAAGGAAATTGGTCTGGATATTAGCGAAGGGGCTGATATGTTAATGGTCAAACCAGCCCTGGCCTACATGGATATCATCTGGCGTGTCAAGGAAGCCAGCAATCTCCCCGTCGCGGCCTATAACGTCTCGGGAGAATATTCAATGGTGAAAGCGGCCGCCCTCAATGGCTGGATTAACGAACAGCAGGTGGTCTTAGAAACCCTCACTAGCTTTAAGCGGGCTGGGGCTGATCTAATTCTCACCTACCATGCCAAAGATGCCGCCCGGTGGTTGAATCAGGGGTGAAGGGACTGGCTGTAAAAATTTAGAGGAATGTGGTAGCATTTCATCCCACGATCGAGCTGCCTATTCTCTGGTTCATTCGAAAAATCAAGATGATACGTTTTTTTCGTTATAGCAATGAAAGCTACAACAATCTCAACCAAAACTCAAAGCATAAATTTGCTCAAAGTCACGCGCTCAACATATTTGGGAAGGAAGCAATTTATAGCTTTATACCGAAGAATGCATGCTCTACCCTCAGAACGACAATAGCGTATGCCAATGGCTGCATTAGGGACAAGTCGGATTTCAACTGGATTCATAAAAACAATCATACTTTTTCAGCCACTTTGTCAGAGCTTGCTAGGGCGAAGTATACATTCACAATTTTAAGGTGTCCCTTTGCCAGGCTAGTTAGTGCTTACCTGGATAAGATCGTTAGCAGGGATACTGTTGCATGGAACTATATCGACTTACATAATCGTAAGATTGATATCGAAGATATAACATTTGATTTTTTTGTTAGAAGCATGAGCAAGCCTAATATCAGAGATGGGGATATTCATTGGAGACCCCAAATAGATTTTTTGGTGTATGAAGAATATGACGACTACTTTTGTTTGGAAAATTTTTCAAAGGTAGAAACAGTCTTAAGAGATCGCATTGGCATTGATATCATTGATGTACGCCCATTAACGAGTCATACCAGCTATGGCTTTAATCTGATTGATGACAATGACTTTAGTAATATCAAGCCATTCGAACTACTGAAATACAAGCTCAACAGAGCTTTACCTCATCCTAAAAACATGTATAACGATGAGCTTATAGAGTTGACTAAGAAAGCCTACAGCGATGATATAAGTTTGTATCAAAGTAAAATCGATAGAAAAACACTCATGTACTCATAAATTGCTCACGAGACATGAGATCGAACAAGCCGCAGAATTGGGATGGTTAATCGGACTGCGGATCTAATAGCAGCCTGTGGCTTGAAGTTGCAGCAGCCAGTTTCTTATGAAGAAACCAACTTTGGACAGGCACGGATTCCCGGAGCATAGGCTTCGATCACACGGCCTGTCTCTGAGCAGGTGATCATCAAGTAGTCGCAGGTGGGGCACTGGGTTCTCTGTAAGTGTTGGCAGGTCAAGTGGTGCCGTTCTGCGACACTGCCACAGTTGGGGCAACGAACGACCTGGATAGTTGGGATCTTAAAATTGTTGACCATATCTGTCTCGTAGCTGTAAAAAACGATAATTTCCCAGTGTGAGCAATAAAATCTGTAAAATCAGCAATTTTTGACTAAGGGGAAAAGCATAAATCAATAATATACTATGACATTTTCATTAAAATCCTCAATGATTTTAAGCTAAGTTTTATGTGGTTATCTTTTGGGATCATAGTGAGATCATAGGTTTAGGATTGATCCCAGTCCACTTACAACCTACTTTACCTTGAAACGATGGCACTTCAGCACTGCTATAGAAACAGGGTGAACTAAAAGCTTTCCTGATTTGCAAAGATTTTTTCAAGAAATTACTCCATGCTCCAGTGTCGAAAAACAGTACTGCTCA
This genomic window from Neosynechococcus sphagnicola sy1 contains:
- a CDS encoding prepilin peptidase; amino-acid sequence: MLTLIHLIIYLFVFSFGAAVGSFLNVVIYRLPAGLSILWPPSRCPHCLQRLRKTENLPVVGWLWLRGRCGHCCRQIAIRYPLVEAAVGMMFLVVFSDFGISLLTLGYWVFLSWLLVLAMIDLDTMTLPNSLTQSGLVVGLGFQLLLGLQAHGYLTGALGQLMVGIGGGVLGVWLFDLITLVGSVALGQTAMGAGDAKLAAMMGAWLGWKFLLLASFLGCALGAFAGGVGDRPRLVRSSSTHAFWAVSGLGSRDLCPVGGGIASLVFPAIFPGHGVGSDAVQPPGDRNRRPSQVHNYKAVLTLSKILSN
- the hemB gene encoding porphobilinogen synthase, with product MFPIHRPRRLRSHPQLRRMVRETVLTTSDLIYPLFAVPGSGVSKEVKSMPGVYQLSVDKIVLEAKEVYDLGIPAIILFGIPDSKDTDATGAWHHCGIVQEAATAVKEAVPELIVIADTCLCEYTSHGHCGYLELGDLTGRVLNDPTLELLQKTAVSQAKAGVDIIAPSGMMDGFVQAIRSGLDAAGYTEIPILSYAAKYASAYYGPFRDAAESSPQFGDRRTYQMDPGNSREALKEIGLDISEGADMLMVKPALAYMDIIWRVKEASNLPVAAYNVSGEYSMVKAAALNGWINEQQVVLETLTSFKRAGADLILTYHAKDAARWLNQG
- a CDS encoding sulfotransferase family 2 domain-containing protein; this translates as MVAFHPTIELPILWFIRKIKMIRFFRYSNESYNNLNQNSKHKFAQSHALNIFGKEAIYSFIPKNACSTLRTTIAYANGCIRDKSDFNWIHKNNHTFSATLSELARAKYTFTILRCPFARLVSAYLDKIVSRDTVAWNYIDLHNRKIDIEDITFDFFVRSMSKPNIRDGDIHWRPQIDFLVYEEYDDYFCLENFSKVETVLRDRIGIDIIDVRPLTSHTSYGFNLIDDNDFSNIKPFELLKYKLNRALPHPKNMYNDELIELTKKAYSDDISLYQSKIDRKTLMYS